One Sodalinema gerasimenkoae IPPAS B-353 DNA segment encodes these proteins:
- a CDS encoding Mo-dependent nitrogenase C-terminal domain-containing protein, whose product MTQTTASPQNQQQSQAWLRGLLAIAWADGDFDKRERQAIAEITHNNPELAQQDSCENGISPGELAAALGDDANVAENFLRTAVMVAIADGIYTVGEDKLLQAFCEALGNCPDALSNLRHTLEDLEEGQDRVTLPSPEMGKSRSEKGKPKGDVLAPVRQWLDHVEVQDPKVARFLCRMIPANCPFERDIKLFGRKIVRIPAMCEINPLYEQLVGLRFRALSYLADKCGEDVSPYF is encoded by the coding sequence ATGACTCAGACAACTGCATCGCCTCAAAATCAACAGCAAAGCCAAGCCTGGTTACGGGGCCTTTTGGCCATCGCCTGGGCCGATGGTGATTTTGATAAACGAGAACGGCAGGCGATCGCCGAGATTACCCACAATAACCCTGAACTGGCTCAACAGGATAGCTGCGAGAATGGCATTTCCCCGGGGGAACTGGCCGCGGCCCTGGGGGATGATGCGAATGTGGCGGAGAACTTCCTGAGGACGGCGGTGATGGTGGCGATCGCCGATGGAATTTACACGGTTGGCGAAGATAAACTATTACAAGCGTTCTGTGAAGCCTTGGGCAATTGTCCCGATGCGTTAAGCAATTTGCGTCACACCCTGGAAGACTTGGAAGAGGGACAGGATCGGGTGACCCTCCCCTCCCCAGAGATGGGCAAGTCCCGGTCTGAAAAGGGGAAACCCAAGGGCGATGTTCTCGCTCCTGTGCGACAATGGCTAGACCATGTCGAAGTTCAGGACCCCAAAGTGGCACGGTTTCTCTGTCGGATGATTCCCGCCAATTGTCCCTTTGAACGAGATATCAAGCTATTTGGCAGGAAAATTGTACGTATTCCCGCTATGTGTGAAATTAATCCCCTGTATGAGCAGTTGGTGGGGTTAAGATTTCGCGCTTTGTCTTATCTTGCAGACAAATGCGGTGAAGATGTCAGCCCCTATTTTTAG
- a CDS encoding NAD(P)/FAD-dependent oxidoreductase — MKQLLYWEIPTPDTAAVRHWLHQDWQPPTLDNRGEAIATPDGLRIPLGDGELSVFVWSLQRTTYLKVFRWAEHPLVGERQLVKQLKRDAIRQFPPHYPQLPEIDLSQQSIFEALLPHYPETVKHFQAIPNGEYDLNRVYWWEKRWREGVLNPETPKKVVQFNTEASNSGTPDYDLIYLGGALGVIHAAVMARRGYRVLLMERLPFGRMNREWNISRDEFQSLINLGLFTPEEFEQVIACEYIDGFNKFFDANNPPGTQAKVLHTPKVLNISVDAEQLLRICGDKLRAAGGVIWDETEFVSAEIGSAMAQVQATHLPSGDSKEVRGRLLVDAMGSASPIAWQLNGGRTFNSVCPTVGAAISGGFDPQVWDHQFGDVLNSHGDISRGRQLIWELFPGRDGEVTIYLFHYHEIHPENPGSLLEMYEDFFQILPEYRRCDVDKLQWRKATFGYIPGHFSQGSRDRKVAWDRLVAIGDAASLQSPLIFTGFGSLVRNMERLTQLLDTALTHDLLDAVNLDRIRAYQSNVAVTWLFSKGMMVPTGKSIAPEKINAMLNVFFGLLADEPLEVAETFIKDRTSWGLFNRLALKAAVQHPEILLWIWQLAGPWDLLRWTGSYLNFTKEALVGWSLSWIPRFSRWAQPWAEKRYPSLWLWLQAMSYSLTEGLGRRFSPQ; from the coding sequence ATGAAACAACTTCTCTACTGGGAAATTCCGACACCGGATACGGCTGCGGTTCGCCATTGGCTGCACCAGGACTGGCAACCTCCAACTCTTGACAACCGAGGAGAGGCGATCGCCACCCCCGATGGACTCCGCATCCCCCTTGGGGACGGTGAACTCTCAGTATTCGTTTGGTCGTTACAGCGAACCACCTATCTTAAAGTCTTCCGCTGGGCAGAGCATCCCCTCGTCGGCGAACGTCAACTCGTCAAGCAGTTAAAACGCGACGCTATACGTCAGTTTCCCCCTCACTATCCCCAACTGCCAGAAATTGACCTCTCGCAGCAGTCTATATTTGAGGCACTTCTACCACATTACCCAGAAACAGTCAAGCATTTTCAAGCTATTCCCAACGGAGAATATGACCTCAATCGGGTCTATTGGTGGGAAAAACGCTGGCGGGAGGGGGTTCTCAACCCCGAAACCCCCAAAAAAGTCGTTCAGTTCAATACCGAGGCCAGCAACTCCGGGACCCCGGACTATGACCTCATCTATCTCGGCGGCGCCTTAGGGGTCATTCACGCCGCCGTCATGGCTCGCCGAGGCTACCGGGTGTTACTGATGGAACGGTTACCCTTCGGACGCATGAACCGCGAGTGGAACATCTCCCGCGATGAATTCCAAAGCCTGATTAACCTCGGACTCTTTACCCCCGAAGAATTTGAACAGGTCATCGCCTGCGAATACATCGACGGCTTTAACAAATTCTTCGATGCCAACAATCCCCCCGGAACCCAAGCCAAGGTTCTACATACCCCCAAAGTCCTCAATATCTCCGTCGATGCCGAACAACTCCTGAGAATCTGCGGCGACAAACTCCGGGCCGCCGGGGGCGTGATTTGGGATGAAACAGAATTTGTCAGCGCCGAAATTGGTTCTGCCATGGCTCAGGTTCAGGCGACCCATCTCCCTAGCGGAGACTCCAAAGAGGTTCGGGGGCGCCTACTCGTCGATGCCATGGGTAGCGCCTCCCCCATCGCCTGGCAACTCAACGGCGGCCGCACCTTTAACAGCGTCTGTCCGACCGTTGGCGCCGCCATTTCTGGAGGCTTTGACCCCCAAGTGTGGGACCATCAATTTGGTGATGTTCTCAATTCCCACGGTGATATTTCCCGAGGGCGACAACTGATTTGGGAACTCTTCCCCGGCCGCGATGGAGAAGTGACCATTTATCTGTTCCACTATCACGAAATCCACCCCGAGAATCCCGGTTCCCTGTTGGAGATGTACGAGGATTTCTTCCAAATTTTGCCCGAATATCGCCGCTGTGATGTGGACAAGCTGCAATGGCGTAAAGCCACCTTCGGCTATATCCCCGGACATTTTAGCCAAGGTAGCCGCGATCGCAAAGTGGCCTGGGACCGTCTCGTAGCCATTGGCGACGCCGCCTCCTTGCAGTCTCCCCTCATCTTCACCGGTTTCGGCTCCTTAGTGCGCAACATGGAACGGCTGACGCAACTCCTGGATACGGCCCTAACCCATGATCTCCTAGATGCAGTCAATCTCGATCGCATTCGGGCCTATCAAAGCAACGTCGCCGTCACCTGGCTGTTCTCCAAAGGGATGATGGTTCCCACGGGTAAAAGCATCGCCCCGGAAAAAATCAACGCCATGCTCAATGTCTTCTTTGGCCTGCTGGCCGACGAACCCCTAGAGGTGGCTGAAACCTTCATCAAAGACCGCACCAGTTGGGGCCTATTCAACCGCCTGGCCCTCAAAGCCGCCGTCCAACATCCCGAAATTCTCCTCTGGATTTGGCAACTGGCCGGCCCCTGGGACCTGCTGCGTTGGACGGGGAGTTATCTCAACTTCACCAAAGAAGCCTTAGTCGGCTGGAGTCTCAGTTGGATTCCCCGCTTTAGCCGTTGGGCCCAACCCTGGGCGGAAAAACGCTATCCTTCCCTCTGGCTGTGGTTACAAGCCATGAGCTATTCCCTCACCGAAGGCTTGGGACGGCGCTTTTCGCCACAATAA
- a CDS encoding DUF6978 family protein — MLSQTEFERLILDTDKSIEGDIIWTQEREPWLGFRKKITSRADYPIFLKGSYNPFIPALSYVIIYEAIGRIYGLDLGKAHRNPDGTRIGEKHKHRWNEALRDKQAYVPRDITAPVTEPKQVWQQFCDEAKLSHNGEMEAPPTNQRGLFL, encoded by the coding sequence GTGCTCAGTCAAACAGAATTTGAGAGGTTAATCTTAGATACTGACAAATCTATCGAGGGCGATATTATCTGGACTCAGGAACGAGAGCCTTGGTTGGGATTTCGCAAAAAAATCACCAGTAGAGCCGACTACCCAATTTTTCTAAAAGGGAGTTACAATCCCTTTATTCCCGCCTTATCTTACGTAATTATTTACGAAGCAATCGGGCGTATTTACGGGTTAGATCTCGGAAAAGCGCATCGCAACCCAGATGGAACTAGAATTGGCGAAAAACATAAACACCGCTGGAATGAAGCACTACGTGATAAACAGGCTTATGTTCCCCGAGACATAACGGCTCCCGTCACAGAACCCAAACAAGTGTGGCAACAGTTCTGTGACGAGGCAAAATTAAGCCATAATGGGGAGATGGAGGCACCCCCCACCAACCAACGAGGGCTATTCTTATGA
- a CDS encoding YlqD family protein, giving the protein MELDNSKLLLKRNITIVAIVTPKWKEEAQQQLQMQMDRLDSQLQQLEMQAQQAVSELKAKSTQPLGPQAQQQIDNLQMQVNQRKAQFLEQKNQILQQLQQVQTVEMDQEVSQGQIENLFYVGKGDNLVQKLKVEVVIKDGEIIDIRGEL; this is encoded by the coding sequence ATGGAACTCGACAACTCTAAACTACTGCTCAAGCGCAATATCACCATTGTGGCGATCGTCACGCCTAAGTGGAAGGAAGAGGCACAACAGCAATTGCAAATGCAAATGGATCGCCTCGATAGCCAACTCCAACAGTTGGAAATGCAGGCGCAGCAAGCGGTCTCGGAACTGAAAGCTAAAAGCACCCAGCCTCTAGGCCCCCAGGCGCAACAGCAGATTGATAATTTGCAAATGCAGGTCAATCAGCGTAAGGCGCAGTTCCTAGAACAGAAAAACCAAATCTTGCAACAGTTACAGCAAGTGCAAACCGTTGAGATGGACCAAGAGGTCAGTCAAGGACAAATTGAAAACCTCTTCTATGTCGGTAAAGGCGACAACCTGGTGCAAAAGCTTAAGGTTGAAGTGGTGATTAAAGATGGGGAAATCATCGATATCCGTGGAGAATTGTAG
- the obgE gene encoding GTPase ObgE: MQFIDRVEIEVEGGTGGDGLVAFRREKYVPAGGPAGGDGGRGGSVYLLATDNLQTLLDFRYAHRFRAEDGKRGGNNNCTGASGGDRTLEVPCGTVAYDLETGEIVGDLVEPGQQVCVAEGGKGGHGNRHYLSNRNRAPEIAQEGRPGRIRQLRLELKLLAEVGIIGLPNAGKSTLISVLSAARPKIADYPFTTLVPNLGVVRKPTGDGTVFADIPGLIAGAHEGLGLGHEFLRHIERTRVLLHLVDVTAENPLEDYRVIREELVAYDRGLPERPQIIALSKLDACDRTPEEIQDLSQALQPDSDYPVLQISAVAQQGLDELLNAVWELLDQREPEFV; the protein is encoded by the coding sequence ATGCAGTTTATTGATCGCGTTGAAATTGAAGTCGAAGGCGGAACCGGCGGTGATGGCCTGGTGGCCTTCCGTCGGGAGAAGTATGTCCCCGCTGGGGGTCCAGCTGGTGGCGATGGGGGACGGGGGGGGTCTGTGTATCTGCTGGCCACGGACAATCTGCAAACCCTGTTAGATTTCCGTTACGCCCATCGCTTCCGGGCTGAGGATGGTAAACGGGGGGGGAATAATAATTGTACCGGGGCTTCGGGGGGCGATCGCACTCTGGAAGTCCCCTGTGGAACCGTCGCCTATGACCTCGAAACCGGAGAAATTGTCGGCGATTTAGTCGAACCCGGCCAACAAGTCTGTGTCGCCGAAGGCGGAAAGGGAGGTCATGGAAACCGCCACTATCTCAGCAACCGCAACCGCGCCCCAGAAATCGCCCAGGAAGGCCGGCCGGGGCGCATTCGTCAGTTACGCTTAGAGTTAAAACTGCTGGCGGAAGTGGGGATTATTGGCCTTCCCAACGCCGGGAAATCGACCCTCATTTCCGTTTTGTCGGCGGCCCGTCCCAAAATTGCCGATTATCCCTTCACCACTCTGGTTCCCAATTTGGGGGTTGTCCGCAAACCTACGGGAGATGGAACTGTCTTTGCTGACATTCCCGGCTTGATTGCGGGGGCCCATGAGGGATTGGGCTTAGGTCATGAGTTTTTACGTCATATTGAACGGACGCGGGTATTGTTGCATCTGGTGGACGTGACGGCGGAGAATCCCCTAGAGGATTATCGCGTGATTCGCGAAGAGTTAGTGGCCTATGACCGGGGCTTACCGGAGCGTCCCCAGATTATCGCCTTGAGTAAATTGGATGCGTGCGATCGCACTCCCGAAGAAATTCAGGACCTCAGCCAAGCCTTACAGCCCGATTCAGACTATCCGGTGTTACAGATTTCCGCCGTCGCCCAGCAAGGGTTAGATGAACTCCTGAATGCGGTTTGGGAACTCCTAGACCAACGGGAACCGGAGTTTGTTTAA
- a CDS encoding SpoIIE family protein phosphatase, with the protein MLKQLQLFRTTLMRSYVSVWLTLALGAVLSGGSAIFVATQEVRTLQQQFPKRVNHLALALQQRIEGSLQGTLTLGRFVQTHSQVDEAQLNHFTDSIFPQYPGLLELGWAVDRSQDEFRTIVAKQYQLQAPVMAANLPEIFDDWALTSARQSRRVQVSRSQFNPQFQDYLFNVYYPIYEQIVQAEEDMTPEDDESVFLGVVYGTYHLKQMLRLTLGTLDIRNLDFYLFEMTVDILDSSLLKENSMAQENFLFFYDAETRALESNWQQVPEIPKAEGSYCPVQPNHNCIRSLNVGDREWSALIVPRLDRGQLSWRVGSTLAIGLLSTGLLASYLRSLLKEHNRTEALNERLSAELDISRRLQQMLLPTPHELKKAGELEIATYMEPADEVGGDYYDILIGEKSIKIGIGDVTGHGLESGVLAIMVQTAVRTLEECQETDPRKFLDVINRTIYQNVQRMQSDKNLSLCLIDYHDGLLKLSGQHEEVIIAREEGIERVDTIDLGFPIGLDTNILEFIHGHHLYLNPGDVVVLYTDGITEAENQHKQLYGIERLCQVISQSRQCTAEVILQGVIEDVRRHIGRHKVYDDITLLVIKRRSHPSSSTGEFIVAKSAVPSLR; encoded by the coding sequence ATGTTAAAACAGCTACAGTTGTTCCGCACTACTCTGATGCGCTCCTACGTCTCTGTCTGGCTAACGCTTGCGCTTGGCGCTGTCCTGTCAGGGGGTTCAGCGATTTTTGTCGCAACCCAGGAAGTGCGAACTCTGCAACAGCAATTTCCTAAGCGAGTCAATCATCTTGCACTTGCTTTGCAACAACGAATTGAGGGGTCGTTGCAGGGAACCTTGACCCTGGGACGTTTTGTGCAAACCCATTCCCAAGTGGATGAAGCTCAATTAAATCACTTTACCGACTCGATTTTTCCCCAGTATCCGGGATTACTGGAATTAGGTTGGGCAGTTGACCGTTCTCAAGACGAGTTCAGGACTATCGTAGCCAAACAGTATCAGCTTCAAGCCCCCGTGATGGCGGCAAACCTACCTGAGATATTCGACGATTGGGCCCTGACGAGCGCCAGACAAAGTCGCCGGGTTCAGGTTAGTCGTAGCCAATTTAACCCGCAATTTCAGGATTACCTGTTTAATGTCTACTATCCCATTTATGAGCAGATTGTTCAGGCGGAGGAAGACATGACCCCAGAAGACGACGAGTCAGTCTTCTTAGGGGTGGTGTATGGAACCTATCACCTCAAACAAATGCTGCGGTTGACCCTGGGAACCCTAGATATCCGCAATCTGGATTTCTATTTATTCGAGATGACCGTGGATATCCTCGACTCATCCCTGCTGAAAGAAAACTCGATGGCCCAGGAGAACTTTTTGTTCTTCTATGATGCCGAAACTCGCGCTCTGGAGTCTAATTGGCAGCAGGTTCCCGAAATTCCTAAGGCTGAGGGGTCCTACTGTCCCGTACAGCCCAATCATAACTGTATTCGCAGCCTTAATGTGGGCGATCGCGAGTGGTCAGCATTGATTGTGCCACGGCTAGACCGGGGCCAATTGTCTTGGCGCGTGGGGAGTACCCTCGCCATTGGCCTGCTCTCGACGGGGTTGCTGGCCAGTTATCTGCGATCGCTCCTTAAAGAGCATAACCGAACTGAAGCCCTCAATGAACGGCTCAGTGCTGAACTCGACATCTCACGACGACTTCAGCAAATGCTCCTCCCCACCCCCCATGAACTCAAAAAAGCCGGTGAACTGGAAATCGCCACCTACATGGAACCGGCCGATGAGGTGGGGGGAGACTATTACGACATCCTCATCGGCGAGAAATCCATCAAAATCGGTATCGGCGATGTCACGGGCCATGGCTTAGAAAGTGGCGTTCTGGCCATCATGGTCCAAACCGCCGTCCGCACCCTGGAGGAATGTCAGGAAACAGACCCCCGTAAGTTTCTCGATGTCATCAACCGCACCATTTACCAAAATGTACAACGGATGCAGAGTGACAAGAACCTCTCCTTATGCCTGATTGACTATCACGATGGCCTCCTGAAACTCAGCGGCCAACATGAGGAGGTCATTATTGCCCGTGAGGAGGGAATTGAACGAGTTGACACCATTGATTTAGGCTTTCCCATCGGCCTGGACACCAACATTCTGGAGTTTATCCATGGTCACCATCTGTATCTAAACCCAGGGGATGTGGTGGTCCTCTATACCGACGGGATTACGGAAGCCGAAAACCAGCACAAACAACTCTATGGGATTGAGCGACTCTGTCAGGTGATTAGTCAGTCCCGTCAATGCACCGCCGAGGTCATTCTCCAGGGGGTGATTGAGGATGTCCGCCGTCATATTGGCCGACATAAGGTCTATGACGATATCACCCTGTTGGTGATTAAACGCCGGTCTCACCCCTCCTCCTCAACGGGAGAGTTTATTGTGGCGAAAAGCGCCGTCCCAAGCCTTCGGTGA
- a CDS encoding EamA family transporter — translation MFYPDEWGNLVTLQEFVLFLVSILTNSLGQFLLKAGALKLGATAPQGAIAFLLGVLSTPELLLGLLGYAAGAMVYILLLTRVNLSVAGPATALAYVIAVLIGHFGFGEAISPLRLVGLGLIMAGVILVISRP, via the coding sequence TTGTTTTATCCTGACGAATGGGGAAATCTGGTGACGCTACAAGAGTTTGTGCTATTTCTGGTATCAATTTTAACCAATTCCCTGGGGCAATTTCTGCTCAAAGCCGGGGCCCTGAAACTGGGGGCCACCGCTCCCCAGGGGGCGATCGCCTTTCTGCTGGGGGTTCTCTCAACCCCAGAACTCCTGTTAGGACTCCTCGGCTACGCCGCCGGGGCTATGGTCTACATCCTACTGCTAACCCGAGTTAACCTCAGCGTGGCCGGCCCAGCCACGGCCCTGGCCTACGTCATCGCCGTTCTCATCGGCCATTTTGGCTTCGGGGAGGCCATCTCCCCCCTACGCCTAGTGGGGTTGGGCTTGATTATGGCGGGAGTGATTCTGGTCATCAGCCGCCCCTAA